A stretch of the Pseudomonas helvetica genome encodes the following:
- the ftsB gene encoding cell division protein FtsB, protein MRSPYWLFLVLLLLLAGLQYRLWVGNGSLAQVAELTQQIADQHAENESLLERNRVMDAEVSELKKGMETVEERARHELGMVKDGETLYQLAQ, encoded by the coding sequence ATGCGCAGTCCTTACTGGTTGTTTCTTGTCTTGCTCTTGCTGCTGGCTGGTTTGCAATACCGCCTGTGGGTGGGTAATGGCAGTCTGGCGCAAGTGGCCGAGTTGACTCAGCAAATTGCTGATCAGCATGCTGAGAACGAGTCGTTGCTGGAGCGCAATCGGGTCATGGACGCCGAGGTCAGTGAGTTGAAAAAAGGCATGGAGACCGTTGAAGAACGGGCTCGCCATGAGTTGGGCATGGTCAAGGATGGTGAAACCCTTTACCAGTTGGCCCAATGA
- the fghA gene encoding S-formylglutathione hydrolase: MSLENLSCQKSFGGWHKRYKHHSEVLGCDMVFAVYLPPQAEQGGKLPVLYWLSGLTCTDENFMHKAGAMRMAAELGLIIVAPDTSPRGADVPGDPDGAWDFGLGAGFYLNATQEPWAKHYRMHDYVVQELPALVEAHFPASDKRGVSGHSMGGHGALVCALRNPGRYQSVSAFAPINNPMDCPWGQKAFSRYLGEERSKWREWDACVLISEASEKLPLLVDQGDRDDFLATQLKPEALQQAAKLAGHPLTLRLQPGYDHSYFFIASFIDEHLRHHAHALGA, from the coding sequence ATGAGTCTGGAAAATCTCTCATGCCAGAAGAGTTTCGGTGGCTGGCATAAACGCTACAAGCATCATTCCGAAGTGCTGGGCTGCGACATGGTGTTTGCCGTGTACTTGCCGCCGCAAGCGGAGCAGGGCGGTAAGCTGCCGGTGTTGTACTGGTTGTCGGGATTGACCTGCACCGACGAAAACTTCATGCACAAGGCCGGCGCGATGCGCATGGCGGCCGAGCTGGGGTTGATCATCGTCGCGCCGGACACTAGTCCGCGAGGTGCCGATGTTCCGGGCGACCCGGATGGCGCATGGGATTTCGGCCTCGGTGCCGGGTTCTATCTGAACGCCACGCAGGAACCCTGGGCCAAGCACTATCGGATGCACGACTATGTGGTGCAGGAATTGCCTGCGTTGGTCGAAGCGCATTTTCCGGCCTCGGACAAACGTGGCGTCAGCGGCCACTCCATGGGCGGGCACGGCGCACTGGTCTGTGCCTTGCGCAACCCTGGGCGGTATCAGTCGGTGTCGGCCTTCGCGCCTATCAACAATCCAATGGATTGCCCTTGGGGTCAGAAGGCGTTTTCGCGCTACTTGGGCGAAGAGCGTTCGAAGTGGCGCGAATGGGATGCCTGCGTGCTGATCAGCGAGGCCAGCGAAAAACTCCCGCTGCTGGTGGATCAGGGTGATCGGGATGACTTCCTCGCCACTCAGCTCAAACCCGAAGCACTGCAGCAGGCGGCGAAACTGGCCGGCCATCCGCTGACCTTGCGTCTGCAACCGGGCTACGACCACAGCTATTTCTTTATCGCCAGCTTTATTGATGAACACTTGCGACATCACGCACACGCTCTAGGCGCCTAA
- the rpoS gene encoding RNA polymerase sigma factor RpoS yields the protein MALSKEVPEFDIDDEVLLMETDVASDEMSNEGSATPSVRSKSRHSATLKQHKYIDYTRALDATQLYLNEIGFSPLLSPEEEVHFARLSQSGDPAGRKRMIESNLRLVVKIARRYVNRGLSLLDLIEEGNLGLIRAVEKFDPERGFRFSTYATWWIRQTIERAIMNQTRTIRLPIHVVKELNVYLRAARELTQKLDHEPSPEEIANLLEKPVGEVKRMLGLNERVSSVDVSLGPDSDKTLLDTLTDDRPTDPCELLQDDDLSQSIDQWLSELTDKQREVVIRRFGLRGHESSTLEDVGLEIGLTRERVRQIQVEGLKRLREILEKNGLSSESLFQ from the coding sequence ATGGCTCTCAGTAAAGAAGTGCCGGAGTTTGACATCGACGATGAGGTTCTCCTGATGGAGACCGACGTCGCATCGGATGAGATGTCGAATGAAGGATCAGCTACGCCTTCAGTTCGCTCCAAATCCAGGCACTCCGCAACACTCAAGCAGCATAAGTACATCGACTACACCCGAGCGCTCGATGCTACCCAGTTGTACCTCAACGAAATCGGCTTTTCCCCCTTGTTGTCACCGGAAGAAGAAGTTCATTTTGCGCGACTGTCGCAAAGTGGCGATCCGGCTGGGCGCAAGCGCATGATTGAAAGCAACCTGCGACTGGTGGTGAAAATCGCCCGACGCTATGTCAATCGTGGACTGTCGCTGCTCGACCTGATCGAGGAGGGCAACCTCGGCCTGATCCGGGCAGTGGAAAAGTTCGACCCAGAGCGCGGCTTCCGTTTTTCGACCTACGCGACCTGGTGGATACGCCAGACCATCGAGCGTGCAATCATGAATCAGACCCGGACCATCCGGCTGCCGATTCATGTGGTGAAAGAGCTCAACGTCTACCTTCGTGCGGCACGGGAGCTGACGCAAAAGCTCGATCATGAACCCTCACCCGAAGAAATCGCCAACCTGCTGGAAAAACCGGTAGGAGAGGTCAAGCGCATGCTGGGCCTGAACGAGCGGGTTTCTTCGGTCGACGTCTCGCTGGGTCCGGATTCGGATAAAACCCTGCTGGACACCCTTACGGATGACCGCCCTACCGATCCTTGTGAGCTGCTTCAGGATGATGACCTGTCGCAGAGCATCGATCAGTGGCTCTCGGAGCTGACGGACAAACAGCGCGAAGTGGTGATCCGCCGCTTCGGCCTGCGCGGCCACGAGAGCAGTACGCTGGAAGACGTAGGCCTGGAGATTGGCCTGACCCGTGAGCGGGTCAGACAGATTCAGGTTGAAGGTCTGAAACGTCTGCGTGAAATCCTTGAGAAGAATGGCCTGTCGAGTGAGTCGCTGTTCCAGTAG
- the truD gene encoding tRNA pseudouridine(13) synthase TruD produces the protein MNELQLLGPRAYGEALGTAVLKAIAEDFQVDEVLDIPLTGEGEHLWIWVEKRGLNTEEAARRIAKAAGVPLRTVSYAGLKDRQALTRQWFSVQLPGKADPDLSAAENDTLKILKTARHKRKLQRGAHSANGFTLRLTQFAGDKDAIDARLQLIAKQGIPNYFGAQRFGHNGGNVVDARDWAARKALPEQRNVRSRLLSTARSFLFNQVLAARVADGSWQRAQVGDLLAFTDSRSFFPAGEAECSDPRLAILDLHPTGPLWGEGESPATGATHELEQRVAAGEADLRDWLINAGMSHERRILRLPIGGLTWHYPSLDILQLEFVLPAGCFATVLVRELVDLVPVGQTDSSCVF, from the coding sequence ATGAATGAACTGCAATTGCTCGGCCCGCGCGCTTACGGTGAAGCCCTCGGCACTGCCGTATTGAAAGCCATCGCGGAAGATTTTCAGGTCGATGAAGTCCTCGATATCCCGCTGACCGGCGAAGGCGAACACCTGTGGATCTGGGTGGAAAAACGCGGCTTGAACACTGAAGAGGCGGCCCGGCGGATTGCCAAGGCTGCCGGCGTGCCATTGCGCACCGTCAGTTATGCCGGCTTGAAAGATCGCCAGGCACTGACCCGCCAGTGGTTCAGCGTGCAATTGCCGGGCAAGGCCGATCCTGACTTGTCCGCGGCAGAAAACGACACACTGAAAATCCTCAAGACCGCACGCCATAAACGCAAGCTGCAGCGCGGTGCGCATTCGGCCAATGGCTTTACCTTGCGCTTGACCCAGTTTGCTGGCGACAAGGACGCGATTGACGCGCGTCTGCAATTGATCGCCAAACAAGGCATTCCCAACTACTTCGGCGCGCAGCGTTTCGGCCACAATGGCGGCAACGTGGTGGATGCCCGTGACTGGGCGGCACGTAAAGCCTTGCCGGAGCAGCGCAACGTGCGTTCACGCCTGCTCTCTACCGCGCGCAGCTTTCTGTTCAATCAGGTGTTGGCGGCGCGAGTTGCCGATGGCAGCTGGCAGCGCGCCCAGGTCGGTGACCTGCTGGCTTTCACCGACAGCCGCAGCTTCTTCCCGGCAGGTGAGGCCGAATGCAGCGATCCGCGCCTGGCAATCCTCGACCTGCACCCGACCGGGCCGCTGTGGGGCGAGGGCGAGTCCCCCGCGACCGGTGCGACTCATGAACTGGAGCAGCGGGTCGCGGCAGGCGAAGCGGATCTGCGCGATTGGTTGATAAACGCTGGAATGAGCCATGAACGTCGCATCCTGCGGCTGCCCATTGGCGGGTTGACGTGGCATTATCCCTCGCTGGACATTCTGCAACTGGAATTCGTCCTTCCGGCCGGATGCTTCGCCACCGTATTGGTGCGTGAACTCGTCGATCTGGTGCCGGTGGGGCAGACGGACAGCTCATGCGTATTCTGA
- a CDS encoding LysR substrate-binding domain-containing protein, which yields MSENRWEGIDEFVAVAECNQFTAAAERLGVSSSHISRQIVRLEERLQTRLLYRSTRRVTLTEAGQTFLQHCQRLQDGREEALRAVGDLTSEPKGMLRMTCAVAYGERFIVPLVTSFMGLYPQLRVDIELSNRPLDLVHEGLDLAIRLGRLQDSRLVATRLAPRRMYLCASPSYLERYGRPHSLSELSRHNCLIGSSDIWQLEQDGREFSQRVQGNWRCNSGQAVLDAALQGVGLCQLPDYYVLEHLNNGALVSLLDAHQPPNTAVWALYPQQRHLSPKVRKLVDYLKEGLAKRPEYQL from the coding sequence ATGTCCGAGAACCGCTGGGAAGGCATCGATGAATTCGTCGCCGTCGCCGAATGCAACCAGTTCACGGCTGCCGCCGAACGCCTCGGGGTTTCGTCCTCGCACATCAGTCGACAAATCGTACGCCTTGAAGAGCGCCTGCAAACCCGCCTGCTTTACCGCAGTACCCGTCGGGTGACGCTGACCGAAGCCGGGCAGACTTTCCTGCAACACTGCCAACGCTTGCAAGACGGACGCGAAGAAGCCTTGCGCGCCGTCGGCGACCTGACCAGCGAACCCAAAGGCATGCTGCGCATGACCTGTGCAGTGGCGTACGGCGAACGTTTCATCGTTCCGCTGGTGACCAGCTTCATGGGGCTTTACCCACAATTGCGGGTCGATATCGAGCTGAGCAACCGCCCGCTCGACCTGGTGCACGAGGGCCTGGACCTGGCAATCCGGCTCGGCCGCCTGCAAGACTCACGGCTAGTGGCCACGCGCCTGGCGCCACGACGTATGTACTTGTGCGCATCACCGTCCTATCTGGAACGGTATGGCCGACCGCATAGTTTGTCCGAGCTGAGTCGACACAACTGCCTGATCGGCAGCTCGGATATCTGGCAACTGGAACAGGACGGCAGAGAATTTTCCCAGCGAGTACAAGGCAATTGGCGCTGTAACAGCGGGCAAGCGGTGCTGGACGCAGCACTACAAGGTGTCGGGTTGTGTCAGCTGCCGGACTATTACGTGCTGGAGCACCTGAACAATGGCGCACTGGTGTCGTTGCTGGATGCCCATCAACCACCGAACACCGCCGTCTGGGCACTGTATCCGCAGCAACGGCATCTATCGCCGAAAGTGCGCAAACTCGTGGACTATCTGAAAGAAGGGTTGGCAAAAAGGCCGGAATACCAACTTTGA
- a CDS encoding protein-L-isoaspartate(D-aspartate) O-methyltransferase — translation MTSQRTRERLIQRLYEEGLSNAQVLEVIRRTPRHLFVDEALAHRAYEDTALPIGHNQTISQPYMVARMSELLLEAGPLDKVLEIGTGSGYQTAVLSQLVERVFSVERIKVLQDRAKERLVELNTRNVVFRWGDGWEGWPALAPYNGIIVTAVATDVPQALLDQLAPGGRLVIPVGSGEVQQLMLIIREEQGFSRRVLGGVRFVPLLHGPLA, via the coding sequence ATGACCTCCCAGCGCACGCGCGAACGGCTGATCCAGCGCTTATATGAGGAAGGCCTGTCCAACGCCCAGGTGTTGGAGGTCATTCGGCGGACACCGCGTCATCTGTTTGTCGATGAAGCCCTGGCGCACCGTGCCTACGAAGATACGGCATTGCCGATTGGCCATAACCAGACCATTTCTCAGCCTTATATGGTGGCTCGCATGAGCGAACTGCTGCTGGAGGCCGGTCCTCTGGATAAAGTGCTGGAGATCGGCACCGGGTCCGGTTACCAGACAGCGGTGTTGTCGCAATTGGTCGAGCGGGTGTTTTCCGTCGAGCGCATCAAGGTCCTGCAGGATCGTGCCAAGGAGCGCCTGGTCGAGTTGAACACGCGCAACGTGGTATTTCGGTGGGGCGACGGTTGGGAAGGCTGGCCAGCGCTGGCACCGTACAACGGCATTATCGTCACTGCGGTGGCGACCGATGTACCGCAGGCGTTGCTCGATCAATTAGCGCCGGGTGGGCGGCTGGTGATTCCGGTTGGTTCAGGGGAGGTTCAGCAATTGATGTTGATCATCCGTGAAGAACAAGGCTTTTCCAGGCGTGTTTTGGGGGGGGTGCGCTTTGTACCGTTGCTCCATGGGCCACTGGCTTAA
- a CDS encoding peptidoglycan DD-metalloendopeptidase family protein: protein MSLTVIAQRIGTTSFQRLVTGLVLSSLLVGCSSTRSGDVRVVDRNNAAAQRPAVTTGQYVVRRGDTLFSIAFRYGWDYKALAARNNIPTPYTIHPGQTIRFDGRSGSTPTEVVTPSGTTASPSSKFTVTRGPASGATTAKQTAAPSVANKPTPAPLPPAGPAPTGWGWPSNGILIGKFSSNGSLNKGIDIAGDLGQPVLAASDGTVVYAGSGLRGYGELVIIKHSDTYVSAYGHNRRLLVREGQQVKVGQTIAEMGSTGTDRVKLHFEIRRQGKPVDPLQFLPRR, encoded by the coding sequence GTGAGTCTCACAGTCATTGCGCAGCGTATCGGTACAACAAGCTTTCAGCGCCTGGTGACTGGCCTTGTCTTGAGTTCCTTGTTGGTCGGTTGCTCCAGCACGCGTTCGGGCGATGTGCGAGTGGTCGATCGTAATAATGCGGCGGCCCAACGCCCCGCAGTAACCACCGGCCAATACGTGGTCCGTCGCGGCGATACCCTGTTCTCGATCGCGTTTCGCTACGGCTGGGACTACAAGGCCCTGGCGGCACGCAACAACATTCCTACGCCTTACACAATCCATCCAGGTCAGACGATTCGCTTCGACGGACGTTCCGGTTCAACGCCGACAGAGGTGGTGACCCCGTCCGGAACAACCGCTTCTCCTTCGAGCAAATTTACCGTAACCCGGGGTCCAGCCTCGGGTGCGACCACCGCGAAACAGACGGCTGCGCCGTCCGTCGCAAACAAGCCGACACCTGCGCCATTGCCTCCTGCAGGGCCCGCGCCGACAGGCTGGGGATGGCCATCCAACGGCATTTTGATTGGAAAATTCTCTTCAAACGGTAGTTTGAATAAAGGAATTGATATCGCCGGGGATTTGGGACAGCCTGTTTTAGCTGCGTCTGATGGGACCGTGGTTTATGCCGGGAGTGGCTTGCGGGGCTACGGCGAATTGGTCATCATCAAACACAGCGATACCTACGTCAGTGCCTACGGTCACAACCGCAGGCTGTTGGTTCGGGAGGGGCAGCAGGTCAAAGTCGGACAGACAATTGCCGAAATGGGGTCCACGGGTACAGACCGGGTGAAACTGCATTTTGAGATTCGCCGACAAGGTAAACCTGTAGATCCGCTGCAATTCCTGCCACGTCGTTGA
- the ispF gene encoding 2-C-methyl-D-erythritol 2,4-cyclodiphosphate synthase, which translates to MRIGHGYDVHRFAEGDFITLGGVRIAHGFGLLAHSDGDVLLHSLSDALLGAAALGDIGKHFPDTDPQFKGADSRVLLRHVVALIHAKGWKVGNVDNTIVAQAPKMAPHIESMRALIAADLQVELDQVNVKATTTEKLGFVGREEGIAVHSVALLLRA; encoded by the coding sequence ATGCGTATTGGCCACGGCTATGATGTGCACCGTTTCGCTGAAGGCGATTTCATCACTCTGGGCGGCGTGCGAATTGCACACGGTTTCGGGCTGCTTGCCCATTCCGACGGCGACGTCTTGCTGCATTCATTGAGCGATGCCTTGCTCGGCGCAGCGGCGCTGGGCGATATCGGTAAACACTTTCCAGACACCGACCCGCAATTCAAAGGTGCTGACAGCCGCGTACTGTTGCGTCACGTTGTCGCGCTGATCCACGCCAAGGGCTGGAAGGTCGGTAATGTCGATAACACCATCGTTGCCCAGGCGCCGAAAATGGCCCCGCATATCGAATCGATGCGTGCGCTGATCGCCGCGGATCTTCAAGTTGAGTTGGATCAAGTGAACGTGAAAGCTACCACCACCGAAAAGCTCGGCTTTGTCGGTCGCGAAGAAGGCATCGCCGTGCACTCCGTTGCCTTGTTGCTGCGCGCATGA
- the ispD gene encoding 2-C-methyl-D-erythritol 4-phosphate cytidylyltransferase translates to MMNTLPAFWAVIPAAGVGARMAADRPKQYLQLGGRTILEHSLGCFLDHPALKGLVVSLAVDDPYWPTLACATDPRIQRVDGGEERSGSVLNALLHLHAQGAADEDWVLVHDAARPNLARDDLDKLLSELADDPVGGLLAVPARDTLKRVDKHGRVLETVDRSLIWQAYTPQMFRLGALHRALADSLVADVTITDEASAMEWSGQAPRLIEGRADNLKVTRPEDLEWLRLRWANRR, encoded by the coding sequence ATGATGAATACGTTACCGGCCTTCTGGGCCGTGATTCCTGCCGCGGGCGTCGGTGCCCGTATGGCCGCGGACCGTCCCAAGCAATATCTGCAACTGGGCGGACGCACTATTCTCGAACACAGCCTTGGCTGTTTCCTCGATCATCCAGCCTTGAAAGGCCTGGTGGTCAGTCTTGCCGTTGATGATCCTTATTGGCCAACCCTGGCGTGTGCCACCGACCCGCGTATCCAGCGGGTGGACGGTGGTGAAGAGCGCTCGGGTTCGGTGCTGAACGCGTTGCTGCATTTGCACGCGCAAGGCGCTGCCGATGAAGACTGGGTGTTGGTCCACGACGCTGCGCGACCGAACCTGGCTCGCGACGATCTCGACAAGTTGTTGTCGGAATTGGCTGACGATCCTGTCGGCGGGTTACTGGCTGTGCCTGCGCGTGACACGCTCAAGCGTGTGGACAAGCATGGTCGGGTCCTTGAAACGGTTGATCGCAGTTTGATCTGGCAGGCGTATACGCCGCAGATGTTTCGTTTGGGGGCTTTGCATCGGGCGTTGGCGGACAGTCTGGTGGCTGATGTGACCATTACTGATGAGGCGTCTGCGATGGAGTGGTCGGGTCAGGCGCCACGCTTGATCGAGGGGCGGGCGGATAATCTCAAGGTTACTCGGCCTGAAGACCTTGAATGGCTGCGGCTGCGTTGGGCTAATCGCCGCTGA
- the fdxA gene encoding ferredoxin FdxA has translation MTFVVTDNCIKCKYTDCVEVCPVDCFYEGPNFLVIHPDECIDCALCEPECPAVAIFSEDEVPSEMQEFIQLNVELAEIWPNITEKKDPLPDAAEFDGVKGKIKDLAR, from the coding sequence ATGACCTTCGTCGTCACCGACAACTGCATCAAGTGCAAGTACACCGACTGCGTAGAAGTGTGTCCGGTGGACTGCTTTTACGAAGGCCCGAACTTCCTGGTGATTCACCCGGATGAGTGCATCGACTGCGCCCTGTGCGAGCCGGAATGCCCTGCTGTGGCCATCTTCTCTGAAGACGAAGTCCCGAGTGAGATGCAAGAATTCATTCAGCTGAACGTTGAACTGGCCGAGATCTGGCCCAACATCACTGAGAAGAAAGATCCGCTGCCAGACGCGGCAGAGTTTGATGGCGTTAAAGGCAAGATCAAAGACCTCGCTCGCTGA
- the surE gene encoding 5'/3'-nucleotidase SurE gives MRILISNDDGVTAPGLAALHAALADYTECVVIAPDQDKSGASSSLTLDRPLHPQTLANGFISLNGTPTDCVHLGLNGLLEREPDMVVSGINMGANLGDDVLYSGTVAAALEGRFLTLPSFAFSLVSRQVENLPTAAYFARKLVEAYADLDLPPRTVLNVNIPNLPLEHIRGIQLTRLGHRARAAAPIQVVDPRGKSGYWIAAAGDVEDGGPGTDFHAVMQGYVSVTPLQLDRTFNDAFKSLDGWLEGLR, from the coding sequence ATGCGTATTCTGATTTCTAACGACGATGGGGTAACAGCGCCCGGTCTTGCCGCGCTTCATGCTGCGCTGGCGGATTACACCGAGTGCGTGGTTATTGCCCCTGACCAGGACAAAAGCGGCGCCAGCAGTTCGCTGACGCTTGACCGTCCGTTGCACCCGCAAACCCTGGCCAATGGCTTTATCAGCCTAAATGGCACGCCGACCGATTGCGTGCACCTGGGCCTCAACGGTTTGCTGGAGCGCGAGCCGGATATGGTGGTTTCCGGGATCAACATGGGAGCCAACCTGGGCGACGATGTGTTGTATTCCGGCACGGTTGCGGCAGCGCTCGAAGGGCGTTTCCTCACGCTGCCGTCGTTTGCCTTCTCGCTGGTATCGCGGCAAGTGGAAAACCTGCCGACGGCGGCCTACTTTGCGCGCAAGCTGGTGGAGGCTTATGCCGACCTTGATTTGCCACCGCGCACGGTGCTGAACGTGAACATTCCGAATCTGCCTCTGGAACATATTCGAGGTATCCAGCTGACTCGCCTGGGTCACCGTGCCCGCGCTGCCGCGCCGATTCAAGTGGTCGATCCGCGTGGCAAATCCGGCTATTGGATTGCCGCGGCCGGCGATGTGGAAGATGGCGGGCCTGGTACGGATTTCCATGCGGTAATGCAGGGTTATGTCTCGGTCACCCCACTGCAACTCGATCGTACCTTCAATGATGCCTTCAAAAGTCTTGATGGCTGGCTGGAGGGGCTGCGCTGA
- a CDS encoding S-(hydroxymethyl)glutathione dehydrogenase/class III alcohol dehydrogenase, whose product MIKSRAAVAFEAKKPLEIVEVDVAMPKAGEVLLRVVASGVCHTDAYTLSGADPEGIFPSILGHEGGAIVEAIGEGVTSVAVGDHVIPLYTPECGQCKFCKSGKTNLCQAIRATQGKGLMPDGTTRFSYKGQPIFHYMGTSTFSEYTVLPEISVAKIPKEAPLEKVCLLGCGVTTGIGAVINTAKVKPGDTVAIFGLGGIGLSAVIGAVKAKAGRIIAIDINPAKFEIAKQLGATDCVNPKDFDRPIQDVIVDMTDGGVDFSFECIGNVQLMRAALECCHKGWGESVIIGVAGAGQEISTRPFQLVTGRVWRGSAFGGVRGRTELPSYVEMAQSGEIPLDTFITHTMGLEDINKAFDLMHEGKSIRSVIHF is encoded by the coding sequence ATGATCAAGTCGCGCGCTGCCGTTGCCTTCGAGGCCAAGAAACCCCTTGAGATCGTTGAAGTCGATGTCGCCATGCCCAAGGCGGGTGAAGTCCTGTTGCGTGTGGTCGCCTCCGGTGTTTGCCATACCGACGCCTACACCCTGTCGGGCGCTGACCCGGAAGGTATCTTCCCGTCGATCCTCGGCCACGAAGGTGGCGCGATTGTCGAAGCTATCGGGGAAGGCGTGACTTCGGTCGCGGTCGGCGATCACGTGATTCCGCTGTACACCCCGGAATGCGGCCAGTGCAAATTCTGCAAGTCGGGCAAGACCAACCTCTGCCAGGCTATTCGTGCGACCCAGGGCAAAGGCCTGATGCCGGACGGAACTACGCGTTTCTCCTACAAAGGTCAGCCGATTTTCCACTACATGGGTACTTCGACCTTTTCCGAATACACCGTGTTGCCGGAAATCTCCGTCGCGAAGATTCCTAAAGAAGCGCCGCTGGAAAAAGTCTGCCTGCTGGGTTGCGGCGTCACCACCGGCATCGGCGCGGTCATCAACACTGCCAAGGTCAAGCCGGGCGACACCGTGGCCATCTTCGGCCTGGGCGGTATTGGCCTGTCTGCGGTCATCGGCGCGGTCAAGGCCAAGGCTGGGCGAATCATTGCCATCGACATCAACCCGGCCAAGTTCGAAATCGCCAAGCAGTTGGGCGCTACCGATTGTGTAAACCCGAAAGATTTCGACCGTCCGATTCAGGACGTGATCGTCGACATGACTGACGGCGGCGTCGACTTCTCCTTCGAGTGCATCGGCAATGTACAACTGATGCGTGCGGCACTGGAGTGCTGCCATAAAGGTTGGGGTGAGTCGGTGATCATCGGCGTTGCCGGTGCTGGCCAGGAGATCTCCACTCGTCCGTTCCAACTGGTGACCGGTCGCGTCTGGCGCGGTTCGGCATTTGGCGGCGTGCGCGGTCGCACCGAGTTGCCAAGCTACGTGGAAATGGCCCAGAGCGGCGAAATCCCATTGGACACGTTCATCACCCACACCATGGGCCTGGAAGACATCAACAAGGCATTCGACTTGATGCATGAAGGCAAAAGCATCCGCTCTGTCATCCATTTCTGA